A single genomic interval of Stieleria maiorica harbors:
- a CDS encoding IS4 family transposase, whose protein sequence is MVSQWVIDELETVDLGDKRRNERLAEVLSAMAGLPSKSIPAAVGAGHNETTAAYRLFDNDAICFEDILAPHIDACYKRLAEQEVVILAHDTTELDLTKPNTQVEGAGPLDGSSRYGELLHPLMAFTPTGTPLGTVAAELWTREEGPSKADDRKKVPIEEKESLRWLENHREAQLIASEHPETQVVCVADSEADIFEVIECNSDSPKNFWWIIRSCYDRSIVDQHGRPSGNLHEKLAASKVRYTKAITIRSHQPKLACDKRARNQPREARQCELEVRATTLTLKNPYRPDRHLRPTKVNAIWAHEIDPPEGDTPISWLLLTNMPISNKEEIELVLSYYCIRWLIEVFFRTLKSGTRIEAKRFEKIERFERCLAVSMILAWRTFYSVRIGRQCPDVSCEAVFVADEWQPVYKIVTGKDPPKKPPTLKEIVRMIARLGGYIDRPRHDEPGTDTVMRGMERLYDISSCWRSFGPNATRSGE, encoded by the coding sequence ATGGTGAGCCAATGGGTGATTGACGAATTAGAAACGGTGGATCTTGGCGACAAGAGACGAAATGAACGACTTGCCGAAGTGCTCTCCGCCATGGCTGGTTTGCCGAGCAAGAGCATTCCTGCTGCAGTCGGCGCAGGACACAACGAAACAACGGCAGCCTACCGACTTTTTGATAACGATGCGATCTGCTTTGAGGACATTTTAGCGCCCCATATAGATGCCTGCTATAAGCGTCTTGCTGAGCAAGAAGTTGTCATCTTGGCTCACGATACGACGGAACTGGATTTGACGAAACCTAACACGCAAGTAGAAGGGGCCGGTCCGCTAGATGGCAGTTCACGCTACGGCGAGTTGCTTCACCCGCTGATGGCGTTCACTCCCACCGGCACGCCCTTAGGAACCGTTGCAGCAGAACTTTGGACTCGCGAGGAAGGTCCGTCAAAAGCCGATGATCGAAAGAAAGTGCCGATTGAAGAGAAGGAGTCTCTGCGATGGCTTGAAAACCACCGCGAAGCACAGTTAATCGCTAGCGAGCACCCCGAAACGCAAGTTGTCTGCGTGGCTGACAGCGAAGCGGACATTTTTGAAGTCATCGAGTGTAATTCCGATTCTCCAAAGAACTTTTGGTGGATTATTCGCAGTTGCTATGACCGTTCGATCGTTGATCAGCACGGTCGGCCATCAGGAAATCTGCATGAAAAACTCGCCGCGAGCAAAGTACGCTACACCAAAGCGATAACGATTCGTTCGCACCAACCCAAGTTAGCCTGTGACAAACGAGCACGCAATCAACCGCGAGAGGCACGCCAATGCGAACTCGAGGTGCGTGCAACGACGCTGACACTGAAGAACCCCTATCGGCCCGATCGACACCTACGGCCCACGAAAGTCAACGCGATTTGGGCTCACGAGATCGATCCGCCTGAAGGGGATACGCCTATCAGTTGGCTGTTGCTGACCAATATGCCGATTTCGAACAAGGAAGAGATTGAGCTGGTGTTGTCTTACTACTGCATTCGCTGGTTGATCGAAGTATTCTTCCGAACTCTCAAATCAGGCACTCGCATCGAAGCAAAGCGGTTTGAAAAGATCGAACGATTCGAGCGTTGTCTCGCTGTTTCGATGATCTTGGCGTGGCGAACGTTCTACAGCGTGCGGATCGGTCGCCAATGTCCAGACGTCAGCTGTGAAGCAGTATTCGTAGCCGACGAATGGCAGCCGGTATACAAGATCGTCACCGGGAAAGATCCGCCAAAGAAACCACCGACGTTGAAGGAGATCGTCCGCATGATCGCTCGGCTTGGCGGCTACATCGACCGACCACGACATGACGAACCTGGCACCGATACGGTCATGCGCGGCATGGAACGACTCTACGACATCAGTAGTTGTTGGCGAAGCTTTGGTCCAAATGCAACCAGATCAGGGGAATGA